The Cinclus cinclus chromosome Z, bCinCin1.1, whole genome shotgun sequence genome contains the following window.
ccctcctgcgggtgcagaactgaccactgggagctcctgggctggggggacaggtgccacccccaggacgtgtccctaggacagggatgaccccgcatcctctctcctccagcctcacctcctgccgacggtggaagggaaggacccaagcctgaagtacatctcccctggcacggtaaggggacagtgaccctttgccaggccccccaaggggctgcctgcctattccaccccccacctgcccccgtgtgtccccccttgGTGACTTGTTCCCCccgcagctggtggcagtgctgacggggcacttcagcagcttcctcgaGAGCAGCATCGTGGTGGACTGCCGGTACCCCTACGAATACGAGGGGGGCCACATCACGGTCAGAACTCCACGCTCCCCccgccctctgtgctcctgggactgggaggaatGGGAGGAACCGCCACGAGGGGTTGAGCATAACGCCAGCAAGGGGTTCAGGATCGCCCGGGATTTGTTGAGTACCCTctgagagatgaagcaaagatatagagctcccagagaggagtaaagcagcctcaccagaggtactctgagcctccagagagcttgagcagcccctcaggaagggtacagagctgcccagagggacagagcagccccaaggggaGTGTCAAGACACTCCCTAAAAGgttgattcccagctggaaagaggagtatgacagtgggggaggctgtggggcagcgtccgtgggtccctgcagaaaatgaaatgggaggcagagtggagaaaggtgcctcgtgtgtccgtccccagggtgctgtcaACCTGCCGCTGCAGCGGGatgtggaggaattcctgctggagcagcccagtgtggcgctggacagcagcaagagggtgATCGTCATCTTCCACTGCGAGTTCTCTGTTGAAAGGGGCCCCAAAATGTGAGCGATGCCTCGGTGGGGGGAGGGCACTTTGGGGTCTGCCCGTCCCCCAGGCACGCCTGGATCCCCGCACGGGGCTGATCCCGTGGCCTTTCCCTGAGTCACAGGTGCAAGTTCCTGCGGGAGAGGGATCGGTCCTGCCACGAGTACCCGCAGCTGCAGTACCCTGAGCTCTACGTCTTGAACGGGGGGTACCGCgagttcttcttccagttcccggtgagtcccctcccggtgtcccctcgctggcaggagctgaggggggcgcacggcagtggggaggggcagttctggctctgagccccttccctgcaatgggGCTGACGGAGCCGTGCGTTGCAGAGCCACTGCGAGCCCCGGGACTATCGGCCCATGGCGCACCCGGCGTTCAAGGAGGAGCTGCGCAAATTCCGCGGGCAGAgccggcgcggccggcgggagcTCTTGGTCCGCGGGCGGGACCTgtgaccatccatccatccatccatccatccatccatccatccatccatccatccatccttccatccatccatgcatcccacCGGGGAACAACTGTAGGAAGAGTTCCCTTGGCCAGGGATGCGCCTCGGCTTGCTCTTGTTTGTTaggatgtgtttgggaaggtatttagagttaagattggttttgcgtttgtttattgttacaaatggttttgttttgttttttgctataagtattttttatttatggtcttCCATATTTTTTGCTTATTGTATAtactttattgttattaatatttttgtgtttgtctgttgctAGGATGGTTTGTTAATTACAATGTCTGTTAATAAACTCCTATTGTAGGAGAACAAacctggctcctgagctgtccctgcccacaccagggctctgcaataggaacggaggggtggggggacgggcaggctgggatggaggactctggggctctggggacagggacagctgctggcagaggacagggatagggtttccctgggctgtggtggcttccccacagacaaggtgggtggggaaggggcaagtgttggccccttggctgctgctcctgcagggtggggcgGCAGCAGTATGGCCCTGGACCCGCATGGGACcctctttcctggacatgctgggcttggcaggacccctgggaaacttggggctgctgtgggacccccgcagccaggacactctcttttctcaggaggtctcctgaactttgcagcattcccctctgagctgggacactcattcctcccagcaggactcccagaaagtgtggcagcccccatttgggggttagggttcatCAAGACACTCAGGAGCATTAATCCCTCATGTTCTGAGACCCTCCTGTAGTGATTAAGCCCCCATGTCCATGGGATCCCCAAGGTATTGACGCCCCttgtgagtgtggctgtgctcatcaggacccccaggccagtaacacctcatccctctgcctgggacccccaaagccaTGTCACCCTCATGAGAGGGGGGCGCTTCTGGTCTttgcaggacccccagggctgtggcaataattttctgggggacagagctctgtgggatccccatggctgtggggtctggaagGGGTGGGTGTCCTTAACACAAGGGTCCCCCATTCTGACCCTGGCAAGTGGCCACCCAGTGCCAAGTGCTTCAGTTatccttccatcctcccctccaccttcccacattcctgatccGCTCCCTAGAGGGGCTTTTCTATGtgcccccttccccagccaggtgacagcggcctggatatttgtgttgggccttgcctttgctttggtttggccccgcgagagaacccaaaaaatatcccccaaatcctcctggctccccgtttgtgcctcctggtccccacacccgtgtcctgctccctcccaagctgcccatcaataatcctattttcaagctcttggaaggggcatctgcacacacacatgggccAAGAGGTGTGTGCcctcaattaaagaaaaggttgtggAGGTCAGCAATAAAGGGGCTGTGGCCTACAAGGAAGGCCACTtaacctgccccaaaactgagcagataaagcagaaaacagcaatgcaaatcgccactcagaagagcagaagaaatgactacacaaaatggctaaactgaggatctttgctaaaatcatctgcaacttcattctgtgtcaaatcccctttcagctcttcaaatgttttaaggcagcagttgacaagacttgaacagcataaaatgtcactagagtggcacagagctttctcagaattcctgttctatatataaatgtgtgtatatatatatatatatacacacacgtaaaaatacatagaatttgctgttagcaggaggaactggtgctttttgcagggctgtgtcagagctgctggctctcagcagtggaacagcgccttccaaacacccgtgaagtttggactccaaacacccgtggggctgggctccttcAGCACGTTTGATctccaagtgggagaaaagcGAGATTAGTTCCAGACTGTGATTTCCGCAcccccccgtccccccccccAGATCTCTACTTAGCTCTCTTAAAATTCCAACACTTCTGGCGCatccatgaggaaactgaggcaggctggaagcacaggggaaataaacactAGGGACTCAAGGGCGTGCttgcaagagcaaaggaatcAAGCAGCTTTAAGCACAATTAACTGATTTTGGTTACGTTTAATACAGAAGTAAGAGTTTTCTGGCTGGTACACAGAGCAGGCCATTCACAGccgcctttaaaaaaagaaagtccgcTATTAAGAAGGTCCAAGATTTCAAGCTTGCGTTCTTGTGGCTGCATGTGGCAGTCGGGGTTGTGAGGGTGGCATTAGGGCACAAGTTTGTCGCGCTGCAGGAGACACGGGAGGGACCCAGtgtcccctgcactgacagggcgcggccccgcccgtcgtgagggcagcgctggccacgccctttttctgctggacacgcccttttcctgctggacaCGCCCCCTTTCGCCTCTGAAACCGCCCCCTCGTCTGCGGCTCCGCCCCCAAGCGCCTCGCGCGCCTCTCTTTGGCCCTCGCGCCCACTGCGACCTCCCATTGGCTGGGGGAGTCGCCTCGTGCGCGCCGCggcctcccattggctgcggctgccgctggtgttgttattcctgttactgctctaagcgggagcggcgcgggtggcacctgtcacctctgctcgcCTCCTGTCGCCTCCGGCcaccttttatcactttttgtcaCGCTTTATCGCCTCTTATCGCCTTTTATCAACTCCCgcctctcactgccatctctttGCACCTCTTACTTCTTGCCGTCTCTTGTCCCCCGTCCCCGGTTACTTGCCGGAGCTCGCTCTCTCGGTCCCTGCCCGGGCCATGTCACTGCGCGGTGGCCGCGGGCTGGCggccatctcccctctgccctccccgggcacagccgcgcTCACGCCGCTGTCACTGGATAGGGCTGACCCGGCGGTCCCGGACAGGTGAGGGGGGTGGCCGGGGTGCCTTTGTCCGGGGCTCGTGCCAAAGGACGctttttgggatccctccttcagctcctgcccccgccTCGCCGGGGCAAGAAGGGGCACCCGGGCCACGGACACTGCCCCGTGTCACCGACACTTGTCCGCCCGCAGGTACCAGGACACCCCTCAGAGGGGACGCGGGGCGCTGCCCCTCCCACGGCTGTGGCACACGCTGTCCCCGGAGCCGCTGGCCTCGGACTGCCCCGGGGACTCGGTGTCCTCGCAGCCCACGGATCCAGGTGAGGGACTGCGGCTGCTCCGCCCCACAGCCGTCCCCAaccgctgctggctctggggtcgtgccgaaggtgtgggaggggggTCCGAGGGGCTCGAGGCTTTTTGGGGAGTGATGGGCAGGAGCCCGTGCCTGCGgtccctggggctcagccaggagccgctCCGCTGGGGACCCTGCTCGGGGTGACGCGCAGCATTCCATGCGGGACCGCTGCTCCCGACGGCGCTGCCACCCGCCTGCTGGGGGCCTCCCTGCCCGGACCCATCCTGCCCGCTGTCCTGGGCTGCGGCCAGCTCCCCGATCCCCACAGCGCggctatccctgtcccttgttcccgcagcactggcaccggactcccccacacagcagagctccgcagccgtgagggaaaagtgagtggccccatccccgtgtccccccgggcacacctcctggccctggccctggccctgggccTGCCTCTCCCGAGCAGCATGGCTTGGTCTAagcccggctgtgtcccccagtctgtgtctgggaggtgacaacctgggctgcttgggcagggatgcGGATGCCATCCCCCCATaaagctcatctctgctctccccacagcttccagaaaatgatCCCGAACTCTGGGAGACGTCTCAAAGAGTAAGTGGAAGGGCTGTGTCCTTGCGGCAGGACACGAATGctaggctgtccccgtgctcaggctgtccctgtcccagacccaagagccaggctgtccccgtgcccctgcTGGGGTCCCACCCACTCAGGCCATTGGTGTTCGTTCAGTACCTGCCCCAGGTTcctttggggagctgtggctgccccggggAGCTGTTACCCCACCCTGAGGACGTagaggacagaggtgacagtggcagaggggTGGGACACAGCGCTTTCAttccatcctttcctttcctttccctcctcttgcagcaggaagctcctTGGCCAGAGGATGCACTCCTTGCCGgtaggtgctggaggctgtgcaggatcctGCCGAGTCCCCGGAcgagcagggaggaggaagatggagccagcagcgggggcagggatcccgcacctgtgcagcacctctcaccccctggctgtcccacagaagtgtcagctggaagccagaccggtcctgaaggacatctcccagctccaggtgcgcagggacagagtgcagcagcGCCAGACGGAGCCcgaggatgagggggcagcgggacctgggggtcagggagggggcagaggggtgctGATCCCGTGTCTTCCCCcgctgcaggagggctttggccccaaaaagctgcagaggccgGGCCAGCGGGACCGGCTGCCCGCcggccatggggctgccaggagcaaCCTTCTTGCCAAGAGCCCTTCCCGCACACCAGAACTGCTGGTGAGAGACTGGAGGGTTCGGGAGGGCACCAAGAATGGCTGATCCTGCGGCTGGACGcgttggagctgctgccacaacctccccatgggtgggggcctgcggatgtgggagatgggcgggctgggaggtcattgggacaccctgactgcaagcctggaatgcactgggaggtggatggagcttgggtacgggatccatccctgcctgggggtggaaagcagctgacaggactTGTCAGCTTCACCAtcaccatctcctctgcttctcccccaagtccccccagctggtgctctggcagagcgatgccaccatgtgccaggggatggagaacGGGCTGACCACGCCagtgatgaagaaggaggaggcaaagctggtaTGTGGCAGCCTTTGGCATAGGATGGAGCCCCACAGTCCCCTCTCGGGGTCTCCAAAGGGGCCCAAGGTCCCTGAGGTAGGGGCTGGttggtgagcagcaccagccctgctgctgggggctcccaacaccccaggcagcagcacgggcTCTCCCCACAGCGTGCGGGGAAGCGCAGCCAGTGCCGGCAGCTCTTCCGCTCGTCCTGGCTGCCCGGCAGCGTCCCCAGGCCCGTCCTGAAGCGGGGACAGCCCTCGCACAGGGGCACCCCTGTCAAggctaagaagcagaagagggtgtCTGGCAGTCCTGACCAGGAGGCGTCGGTGCAGTTggtgggtgatggggaaggggaggagtgggaccagcctgtccagcagcactgggccacgtccctgctgttccagagcctctgatgtcatctggggctgtgtgtgtctccacagggagtggggctggagccttccAGATCCGCCCAgcttgaggagatggagaaagtgctggccagcgatgagcaggagctcattGGGGACTTCTCCATGGTAGAGCCACGAGGATGGTTCAGGGCTGCATTATTGGGAACAGGGAccatcactggagccctgcaagagcccaaagccagctggtggcccttggctggggacacagggctgtgactgcccagcatgcagtccctgcactggataaagagccccatcactgctcctctgggtccATGCCAATGCCACGGCCACAtgtatctgccctttcccctcctgcgggtgcagaactgaccactgggagctcctgggctggggggacaggtgccacccccaggacgtgtccctaggacagggatgaccccgcatcctctctcctccagcctcacctcctgccgacggtggaagggaaggacccaagcctgaagtacatctcccctggcacggtaaggggacagtgaccctttgccaggccccccaaggggctgcctgcctattccaccccccacctgcccccgtgtgtccccccttgGTGACTTGTTCCCCccgcagctggtggcagtgctgacggggcacttcagcagcttcctcgaGAGCAGCATCGTGGTGGACTGCCGGTACCCCTACGAATACGAGGGGGGCCACATCACGGTCAGAACTCCACGCTCCCccgccctctgtgctcctgggactgggaggaacggGAGGAACCGCCACGAGGGGTTGAGCATAACGCCAGCAAGGGGTTCAGGATCGCCCGGGATTTGTTGAGTACCCTctgagagatgaagcaaagatatagagctcccagagaggagtaaagcagcctcaccagaggtactctgagcctccagagagcttgagcagcccctcaggaagggtacagagctgcccagagggacagagcagccccaaggggaGTGTCAAGACACTCCCTAAAAGgttgattcccagctggaaagaggagcatgacagtgggggaggctgtggggcagcgtccgtgggtccctgcagaaaatgaaatgggaggcagagtggagaaaggtgcctcgtgtgtccgtccccagggtgctgtcaACCTGCCGCTGCAGCGGGGtgtggaggaattcctgctggagcagcccagtgtggcgctggacagcagcaagagggtgATCGTCATCTTCCACTGCGAGTTCTCTGTTGAAAGGGGCCCCAAAATGTGAGCGATGCCTCGGTGGGGGGAGGGCACTTTGGGGTCTGCCCGTCCCCCAGGCACGCCTGGATCCCCGCACGGGGCTGATCCCGTGGCCTTTCCCTGAGTCACAGGTGCAAGTTCCTGCGGGAGAGGGATCGGTCCTGCCACGAGTACCCGCAGCTGCAGTACCCTGAGCTCTACGTCTTGAACGGGGGGTACCGCgagttcttcttccagttcccggtgagtcccctcccggtgtcccctcgctggcaggagctgaggggggcgcacggcagtggggaggggcagttctggctctgagccccttccctgcaatgggGCTGACGGAGCCGTGCGTTGCAGAGCCACTGCGAGCCCCGGGACTATCGGCCCATGGCGCACCCGACGTTCAAGGAGGAGCTGCGCAAATTCCGCGGGCAGAgccggcgcggccggcgggagcTCTTGGTCCGCGGGCGGGACCTgtgaccatccatccatccatccatccatccatccatccatccatccatccatgcatcccacCGGGGAACAACTGTAGGAAGAGTTCCCTTGGCCAGGGATGCGCCTCGGCTTGCTCTTGTTTGTTaggatgtgtttgggaaggtatttagagttaagattggttttgcgtttgtttattgttacaaatggttttgttttgttttttcctataagtattttttatttatggtcttccatattttttgtttattgtaaatagtttattgttattaatatttttgtgtttgtctgttgctAGGATGGTTTGTTAATTACAATGTCTGTTAATAAACTCCTATTGTAGGAGAACAAacctggctcctgagctgtccctgcccacaccagggctctgcaataggaacggaggggtggggggacgggcaggctgggatggaggactctggggctctggggacagggacagctgctggcagaggacagggatagggtttccctgggctgtggtggcttccccacagacaaggtgggtggggaaggggcaagtgttggccccttggctgctgctcctgcagggtggggcgGCAGCAGTATGGCCCTGGACCCGCATGGGACcctctttcctggacatgctgggcttggcaggacccctgggaaacttggggctgctgtgggacccccgcagc
Protein-coding sequences here:
- the LOC134056651 gene encoding M-phase inducer phosphatase 2-like → MCQGMENGLTTPVMKKEERAGKRSQCRQLFRLSWLPGSVPRPVLKRGQPSHRGTPVKAKKQKRVSGSPDQEASVQLRVGLEPSRSAQLEEMEKVLASDEQELIGDFSMPHLLPTVEGKDPSLKYISPGTLVAVLTGHFSSFLESSIVVDCRYPYEYEGGHITGAVNLPLQRDVEEFLLEQPSVALDSSKRVIVIFHCEFSVERGPKMCKFLRERDRSCHEYPQLQYPELYVLNGGYREFFFQFPSHCEPRDYRPMAHPAFKEELRKFRGQSRRGRRELLVRGRDL
- the LOC134056652 gene encoding M-phase inducer phosphatase 2-like; the protein is MCQGMENGLTTPVMKKEEAKLRAGKRSQCRQLFRSSWLPGSVPRPVLKRGQPSHRGTPVKAKKQKRVSGSPDQEASVQLGVGLEPSRSAQLEEMEKVLASDEQELIGDFSMPHLLPTVEGKDPSLKYISPGTLVAVLTGHFSSFLESSIVVDCRYPYEYEGGHITGAVNLPLQRGVEEFLLEQPSVALDSSKRVIVIFHCEFSVERGPKMCKFLRERDRSCHEYPQLQYPELYVLNGGYREFFFQFPSHCEPRDYRPMAHPTFKEELRKFRGQSRRGRRELLVRGRDL